The following coding sequences lie in one Populus trichocarpa isolate Nisqually-1 chromosome 14, P.trichocarpa_v4.1, whole genome shotgun sequence genomic window:
- the LOC18104811 gene encoding uncharacterized protein LOC18104811: protein MERKQGFFSVVRGLSPGRSRAKSPARSASPMSSLLRRRKGHGQHVAKPEPLIIPRSGSLRPAEALSPLKEGPDQDDGGDSRMEGKWGQWMKGQLSRGGPSSVVSSSSNACNNTSKRSDLRLLLGVLGAPLAPVHVSTAEPLPHLSIKDTPIETSSAQYILQQYTAASGGQRLQNSIHNAYAMGKVRMIASEFETANKVTRNRNSSKAAESGGFVLWQMNPDMWYVELALGGSKVHAGCNGKLVWRHTPWLGAHAAKGPVRPLRRALQGLDPRTTASMFINARCIGEKKINGDDCFILKICADPATLKARSEGPAEIIRHVLFGYFSQKTGLLVHLEDSHLTRIQNNGGDAVYWETTINSFLDDYRLVDGIMIAHSGRSVVTLFRFGDTAMSHTRTRMEEAWAIEEVAFNVPGLSMDCFIPPAELRFASISETCELPRSQRVKPAVTASTHRAKVAALERPHENATNNMMWKTDV from the exons ATGGAGAGGAAGCAGGGGTTCTTTTCAGTTGTTAGAGGACTATCACCGGGGAGGTCACGAGCGAAGAGTCCGGCGAGGAGTGCATCACCGATGTCTAGTTTGTTAAGGAGGAGAAAAGGACATGGACAGCACGTGGCAAAGCCAGAGCCCTTGATCATTCCTAGATCAGGGAGCTTGAGGCCAGCGGAAGCTTTATCACCGTTGAAAGAGGGACCAGATCAAGATGACGGTGGAGATTCAAGGATGGAAGGCAAGTGGGGCCAGTGGATGAAAGGACAACTTTCAAGAGGAGGACCGTCTTCAGTTGTGTCTTCTTCATCAAATGCTTGTAATAACACTAGTAAACGGTCCGATCTGAGGTTATTGCTTGGTGTCTTGGGTGCCCCGCTTGCTCCGGTTCACGTTAGCACTGCTGAGCCTTTGCCTCACCTTAGTATAAAAGATACTCCCATT GAAACTTCATCTGCACAGTACATATTACAGCAGTATACAGCAGCATCAGGAGGGCAAAGGCTTCAGAATTCCATTCACAATGCGTATGCTATGGGGAAGGTGAGGATGATAGCTTCAGAATTTGAGACGGCTAACAAGGTCACTAGAAATAGGAACTCTTCCAAAGCTGCAGAGTCTGGTGGGTTTGTCTTGTGGCAAATGAATCCAGATATGTGGTATGTTGAGCTTGCGCTTGGTGGAAGCAAGGTTCATGCCGGCTGCAATGGGAAGCTTGTGTGGAGGCATACACCATGGCTTGGTGCACATGCTGCTAAAGGTCCTGTTAGACCCTTGCGCCGTGCACTTCAG GGCCTTGATCCAAGAACAACTGCAAGCATGTTTATTAATGCAAGATGCATTGGGGAGAAGAAGATCAATGGAGATGATTGCTTTATCCTCAAGATATGTGCAGATCCTGCAACTCTCAAGGCTAGGAGTGAAGGGCCAGCAGAGATCATAAGGCATGTTTTGTTTGGCTACTTCAGCCAGAAAACAGGACTCCTTGTTCATTTAGAAGACTCTCATTTGACCCGCATCCAGAACAATGGAGGTGACGCTGTTTACTGGGAGACCACAATCAATTCTTTCCTTGATGATTACAGGCTAGTGGATGGTATTATGATTGCTCATTCCGGGCGTTCAGTAGTAACCCTTTTCCGGTTTGGAGATACGGCAATGAGCCACACTAGGACCCGAATGGAAGAAGCATGGGCAATTGAAGAAGTGGCATTCAATGTCCCTGGCCTGTCCATGGACTGTTTTATTCCTCCTGCTGAATTAAGGTTTGCTTCTATTAGTGAAACCTGCGAGCTTCCTCGCAGTCAGAGGGTAAAGCCTGCTGTGACTGCTTCAACCCATCGTGCTAAAGTTGCTGCACTAGAGAGACCTCATGAAAATGCTACTAACAATATGATGTGGAAAACAGATGTTTAG
- the LOC18104813 gene encoding peamaclein: MKPVFAAIFLLCLVFSSSLFEVTMAASGFCDSKCSVRCSKAGIKDRCLKYCGICCEKCKCVPSGTYGNKHECPCYRDMKNSKGKPKCP, translated from the exons ATGAAGCCTGTTTTTGCAGCTATTTTTCTTCTGTGCCTTGTTTTCAGTTCCTCTTTGTTTGAGGTCACAATGGCTGCCTCGG GATTCTGTGACTCGAAGTGCTCAGTGAGGTGCTCCAAAGCAGGAATTAAAGACCGGTGCTTGAAGTACTGTGGGATTTGCTGTGAAAAGTGCAAGTGCGTGCCATCTGGGACTTATGGGAACAAGCACGAGTGCCCTTGCTACAGGGACATGAAGAACTCCAAGGGCAAACCCAAGTGCCCTTGA